In Streptomyces sp. NBC_00433, a single genomic region encodes these proteins:
- a CDS encoding aldehyde dehydrogenase family protein, translating to MTTAAPYAFWLAGRQAAGTDSFDVTSPWDGALVGRVSVPDEAQVEAAVAAAAAAQAEFSATPAHVRAAALDHVSKRLAERAEEIARLITAENGKPLKWSRGEVGRAVSVFRWAAEEARRFNSGEAQRLDTDPGGVGRLALTRRFGRGPILGIAPFNFPLNLVAHKVAPALAVGVPIILKPAPATPLSALLLGEILAGAEGLPAGAWSVLPVPNDRMPALVQDPRLPVISFTGSDTVGHAIADSVPRKHVTLELGGNAAAVVLADWSSDADLDWAASRIVTFANYQGGQSCISVQRVIADAAVYDALAERVVAAVRAQATGDPADEATDVGPLVNEAAAVRVEQWVDDAVAKGAKLLAGGARDGASYAPTVLADLPADAVLATEEAFGPVLSLQRVNGAAEAFAAVNDSRFGLQAGVFTHDLQLAFRAHRDLEVGGVIIGDAPSYRADQMPYGGVKDSGSGREGVKYAMEDYTYERVLVLTGLDL from the coding sequence GTGACGACCGCAGCCCCGTACGCGTTCTGGCTGGCCGGCCGGCAGGCCGCCGGCACGGACTCCTTCGACGTGACCAGCCCCTGGGACGGCGCCCTGGTCGGCCGGGTGAGCGTGCCGGACGAGGCGCAGGTCGAGGCGGCCGTCGCGGCGGCGGCCGCGGCGCAGGCGGAATTCTCCGCGACGCCCGCGCATGTGCGGGCCGCCGCGCTGGACCACGTCTCGAAGCGGCTGGCCGAGCGCGCCGAGGAGATAGCCCGGCTCATCACCGCGGAGAACGGCAAGCCGCTGAAATGGTCGCGGGGCGAGGTCGGCCGGGCGGTGTCGGTTTTCCGCTGGGCCGCCGAGGAGGCCCGCCGCTTCAACTCCGGCGAGGCTCAGCGCCTCGACACCGACCCGGGCGGGGTCGGACGGCTCGCGCTGACCCGGCGCTTCGGGCGCGGCCCGATACTGGGCATCGCGCCCTTCAACTTCCCGCTGAACCTGGTGGCGCACAAGGTCGCCCCGGCCCTCGCGGTCGGTGTGCCGATCATCCTCAAGCCCGCGCCCGCGACCCCGCTGTCCGCGTTGCTGCTCGGCGAGATCCTGGCCGGGGCCGAGGGCCTGCCGGCCGGCGCGTGGAGCGTCCTGCCGGTGCCCAACGACCGGATGCCGGCGCTGGTGCAGGACCCGCGGCTGCCGGTGATCTCCTTCACCGGCTCCGACACCGTGGGCCACGCCATCGCGGACTCGGTGCCGCGCAAGCACGTCACCCTGGAGTTGGGCGGCAACGCGGCGGCCGTGGTGCTCGCCGACTGGTCCTCGGACGCCGACCTGGACTGGGCGGCGAGCCGGATCGTGACCTTCGCCAACTACCAGGGCGGCCAGTCCTGCATCTCGGTGCAGCGGGTCATCGCCGACGCGGCGGTCTACGACGCCCTGGCCGAGCGCGTCGTCGCGGCGGTCCGCGCGCAGGCCACCGGCGACCCGGCCGACGAGGCCACCGACGTCGGCCCGCTGGTGAACGAGGCCGCGGCCGTACGCGTGGAGCAGTGGGTGGACGACGCCGTCGCCAAGGGCGCCAAGCTGCTGGCCGGCGGCGCCCGCGACGGGGCCTCCTACGCGCCCACCGTGCTGGCCGACCTGCCGGCCGACGCGGTGCTCGCCACCGAGGAGGCCTTCGGGCCCGTCCTGTCACTGCAACGGGTCAACGGCGCCGCGGAAGCCTTCGCGGCCGTCAACGACTCCCGCTTCGGCCTGCAGGCCGGCGTCTTCACCCACGACCTGCAGCTCGCTTTCCGCGCCCACCGCGACCTGGAGGTGGGCGGTGTCATCATCGGCGACGCCCCCTCCTACCGGGCCGACCAGATGCCCTACGGCGGCGTCAAGGACTCCGGCTCGGGGCGCGAGGGTGTGAAGTACGCGATGGAGGACTACACCTACGAGAGGGTGCTGGTGCTCACCGGCCTCGACCTGTGA
- a CDS encoding CoA-acylating methylmalonate-semialdehyde dehydrogenase yields the protein MTSPQHITHWIAGRPWTGTAERRGDVYDPATGEVGGQVDFADSGVVDQAVGAALDAFGQWRHASVAKRTTVLFAFRELLNARREDLAAIIVSEHGKVHSDALGEIARGLEVVEYACGIPHLLKGGFTEQASSGIDVYSLRQPLGPVAVISPFNFPAMVPMWFFPLAIAAGNTVVVKPSEKDPSAANFLAALWREAGLPDGVFNVVHGDKPAVDRLLEHPDIKAVSFVGSTPIARYVYETATRHGKRVQALGGAKNHMLVLPDADLDLAADAAVNAGFGAAGERCMAVSVLVAVDPVGDDLVERIKQRIARLTVGPGSAPDSQMGPLVTGVHRDKVSSYLDSGVTDGAELAVDGRKHPLSDDAAGSGFWLGPTLFDRVRPGMSVYDDEIFGPVLSVVRVPSYDDGLALINANPYGNGTALFTNDGGAARRFQHEVEVGMVGINVPIPVPVAYYSFGGWKSSLFGDTHAYGEDGVRFFTRGKAVTQRWLDPSHGGINLGFPTNS from the coding sequence GTGACGAGCCCCCAGCACATCACCCACTGGATCGCCGGCCGCCCCTGGACCGGCACCGCGGAGCGGCGCGGCGACGTCTACGACCCCGCGACCGGCGAGGTCGGCGGGCAGGTCGACTTCGCCGACTCGGGCGTCGTCGACCAGGCGGTCGGCGCCGCGCTCGACGCCTTCGGCCAGTGGCGGCACGCCTCGGTCGCCAAGCGCACCACGGTGCTCTTCGCCTTCCGCGAACTGCTCAACGCCCGCCGCGAGGACCTGGCCGCGATCATCGTCTCCGAGCACGGCAAGGTGCACTCCGACGCCCTCGGCGAGATCGCCCGCGGCCTGGAGGTCGTCGAATACGCCTGCGGCATCCCGCACCTGCTCAAGGGCGGCTTCACCGAGCAGGCCTCCAGCGGCATCGACGTCTACTCGCTGCGCCAGCCGCTCGGCCCTGTCGCGGTGATCTCGCCGTTCAACTTCCCCGCGATGGTCCCGATGTGGTTCTTCCCGCTCGCCATCGCCGCCGGCAACACCGTGGTCGTCAAACCGTCGGAGAAGGACCCCTCCGCGGCGAACTTCCTTGCCGCCCTGTGGCGCGAGGCCGGGCTGCCCGACGGCGTCTTCAACGTCGTCCACGGCGACAAGCCAGCCGTCGACCGGCTCCTCGAGCACCCCGACATCAAGGCGGTGTCCTTCGTCGGCTCGACCCCGATCGCCCGCTACGTCTACGAGACCGCGACGCGGCACGGCAAACGCGTCCAGGCGCTCGGCGGCGCCAAGAACCACATGCTCGTCCTGCCCGACGCCGACCTGGACCTGGCCGCGGACGCCGCCGTCAACGCCGGTTTCGGCGCCGCGGGGGAGCGCTGCATGGCCGTGTCGGTGCTGGTCGCCGTGGACCCGGTCGGCGACGACCTGGTCGAGCGGATCAAGCAGCGCATCGCCCGCCTCACCGTGGGCCCCGGCAGCGCCCCCGACTCCCAGATGGGCCCGCTGGTCACCGGCGTCCACCGCGACAAGGTCAGCTCCTACCTGGACTCGGGCGTCACCGACGGCGCCGAACTGGCCGTCGACGGCCGCAAGCACCCGCTGTCCGACGACGCGGCAGGCAGCGGCTTCTGGCTCGGCCCGACGCTCTTCGACCGGGTCAGGCCCGGCATGTCCGTCTACGACGACGAGATTTTCGGCCCGGTGCTCTCCGTGGTGCGCGTCCCGTCCTACGACGACGGCCTGGCCCTGATCAACGCCAACCCCTACGGCAACGGCACCGCGCTGTTCACCAACGACGGCGGCGCCGCCCGCCGCTTCCAGCACGAGGTCGAAGTCGGCATGGTCGGCATCAACGTGCCCATCCCGGTGCCGGTCGCCTACTACTCCTTCGGCGGCTGGAAGTCCTCGCTGTTCGGCGACACGCACGCCTACGGCGAGGACGGCGTGAGGTTCTTCACCCGCGGCAAGGCCGTCACCCAGCGCTGGCTCGACCCCTCACACGGCGGTATCAACCTCGGCTTCCCCACCAACAGCTGA
- a CDS encoding ATP-binding protein: MDHEGTQSYGHGRAGTGPPTPSAAPPQPTSPVPRPTAPPPMPAKAPPASALEIWLRTPRAADAPGIYGFGHTPRPKPDPNRLSGRHLLGLAALTGLSAIFLWSLFFNGGDLAYQLVIDILRIFLPDSWTHTLFFETVFGYSGYAVVLFLLGLMLGRKGQWLEVWRRYGEPAMRKLVDAPEPGAAPADPDEDPVVWPELRAAQRHALADRLTTEVRTGRMNDVDYARIRSAWRNAVTDPGRLDAFTDGVLRDGGAACGHPSGARDLPHRGAPHDLVARQVRIGRGTEDDRNPYQHRGSGIALDPTLLGTGLVVVGPSGSGKTRQVVRPVAESLCLQALAGQAAVVAVGSAGSYLGPSDAYDVVIALADPASRYDLDLYGTDDPEVAAGTLAEALLDAHSGAADTRRATSALRQILGPFRTARGRFPAVPELRELLDGTPHAFAALRDALDAAGAPGLARELDARERQTGQRGDIGPLLADRIALLDRPAFAGFFDVTGRTRPFSMRALEHPVRVRVDLPEHGHIEASRILVRLLLAQFTAAVTARRDRTLFACLVLDDAAHTVTAESVGGLARLRSANAGVVMTLRTLDEVPDDLRTALLGAMGCRMAMSGVTTWDGKRFAEAWGTTWVETRDVTRTPDQSGGLPRRLSRGVRKLFTGEAVTTESVTVREVERERWSASDLAHAVPAGHAVVSLTATTGEHAPPILVDLRG; this comes from the coding sequence ATGGATCACGAGGGCACGCAGAGCTACGGCCACGGGCGTGCGGGCACCGGCCCGCCCACCCCCTCGGCCGCACCGCCCCAACCCACCAGCCCCGTACCCCGGCCCACCGCGCCGCCGCCGATGCCTGCCAAGGCGCCGCCCGCGTCGGCCCTGGAAATCTGGCTGCGCACCCCCCGTGCGGCCGACGCGCCCGGCATCTACGGCTTCGGGCACACCCCGCGCCCCAAGCCCGACCCGAACCGCCTGTCGGGCCGCCACCTGCTCGGGCTCGCCGCACTGACCGGGCTGTCCGCGATATTCCTCTGGTCGCTCTTCTTCAACGGCGGCGACCTCGCCTACCAGCTGGTCATCGACATCCTGCGGATCTTCCTGCCCGACAGCTGGACACACACCCTCTTCTTCGAGACCGTCTTCGGCTACTCCGGATACGCCGTGGTGCTCTTCCTGCTGGGGCTCATGCTCGGACGCAAAGGCCAGTGGCTGGAGGTCTGGCGCCGATACGGCGAGCCCGCGATGCGCAAGCTCGTGGACGCCCCGGAACCGGGAGCCGCGCCCGCGGACCCCGACGAGGACCCGGTCGTCTGGCCCGAGCTGCGGGCGGCCCAGCGGCACGCGCTCGCCGACCGGCTCACCACCGAGGTGCGCACCGGCCGGATGAACGACGTCGACTACGCCCGGATCCGCAGTGCGTGGCGCAACGCGGTGACCGACCCCGGCCGGCTCGACGCCTTCACCGACGGGGTGCTGCGCGACGGCGGCGCGGCCTGCGGCCACCCGTCCGGCGCCCGTGACCTGCCGCACCGCGGCGCCCCGCATGACCTGGTGGCCCGCCAGGTGCGGATCGGCCGCGGCACCGAGGACGACCGCAACCCCTACCAGCACCGAGGGTCCGGCATCGCGCTCGACCCGACGCTGCTGGGCACCGGGCTCGTGGTGGTCGGCCCCTCGGGATCCGGCAAGACCCGCCAGGTGGTGCGGCCCGTCGCCGAATCGCTGTGCCTTCAGGCGCTGGCGGGGCAGGCCGCGGTGGTGGCGGTCGGCTCCGCGGGCTCCTACCTCGGGCCCTCCGACGCCTACGACGTCGTGATCGCACTCGCCGACCCGGCGTCCCGCTACGACCTGGACCTCTACGGAACCGACGATCCGGAGGTGGCGGCGGGAACGCTCGCGGAAGCGTTGCTCGACGCCCACAGCGGGGCCGCCGACACCCGCCGGGCGACGAGCGCCCTGCGGCAGATCCTCGGCCCCTTCCGCACCGCACGGGGCCGTTTCCCCGCGGTCCCCGAGCTGCGCGAACTGCTCGACGGCACCCCGCACGCCTTCGCCGCACTGCGGGACGCGCTCGACGCGGCCGGCGCCCCCGGGCTGGCCAGGGAGCTGGACGCCCGCGAACGGCAGACGGGCCAGCGCGGCGACATCGGCCCGCTGCTCGCCGACCGGATCGCCCTGCTCGACCGGCCGGCCTTCGCCGGCTTCTTCGACGTCACAGGCCGCACCCGCCCGTTCTCGATGCGGGCGCTCGAACACCCGGTGCGGGTCCGCGTCGACCTGCCCGAGCACGGACACATCGAGGCGTCCAGGATCCTGGTGCGCCTGCTGCTTGCGCAGTTCACGGCCGCCGTCACCGCGCGGCGCGACCGGACGCTCTTCGCCTGCCTGGTCCTGGACGACGCGGCCCACACCGTCACCGCCGAGTCGGTCGGCGGGCTGGCCCGGCTGCGCTCGGCGAACGCCGGGGTCGTCATGACCCTGCGGACGCTCGACGAGGTGCCCGACGACCTGCGCACCGCGCTGCTCGGCGCGATGGGCTGCCGGATGGCGATGTCCGGGGTGACCACCTGGGACGGCAAGCGCTTCGCGGAGGCGTGGGGGACCACCTGGGTGGAGACCAGGGACGTCACCCGTACCCCCGACCAGTCCGGCGGCCTTCCGCGGCGGCTCAGCCGCGGGGTGCGGAAGCTCTTCACCGGTGAGGCGGTCACCACCGAGTCGGTCACCGTCCGCGAGGTCGAGCGGGAGCGGTGGTCCGCTTCGGATCTGGCCCATGCCGTGCCCGCCGGGCATGCGGTGGTGTCGTTGACGGCGACGACGGGGGAGCACGCGCCGCCGATCCTGGTGGATCTGCGGGGGTGA
- a CDS encoding acyl-CoA dehydrogenase family protein has protein sequence MSAPAATRKVSEREARQVAEAARERDWHRPSFAKELFLGRFRLDLIHPYPMPTPEAAARGEEFLARLRDFCETSIDGARIDREARIPDETIRGLKELGALGMKIDTAYGGLGLTQVYYNKALAMVGTASPAIGALLSAHQSIGVPQPVKMFGTKEQKEEFLPRCARSDISAFLLTEPDVGSDPARLATAAVPDGDDYVLDGVKLWTTNGVVADLLVVMARVPASEGHKGGITAFVVEAASEGITVENRNAFMGLRGLENGVTRFHQVRVPAANRIGPEGAGLKIALTTLNTGRLSLPAGCVGAAKWCLKIAREWSAAREQWGKPIAQHEAVGSKIAYIAATTFALEAVLDLSSQMADEERNDIRIEAALAKLYGSEAACRIADELVQIRGGRGFETADSLAARGERAVPAEQLLRDLRINRIFEGSTEIMHLLIAREAVDAHLSVAGDLIDPDASLGDKARAGAKAGGFYAKWLPKLVAGPGQLPSSYAEFDGLATHLRYVERSARKLARCTFYAMSRWQGRMETKQNFLARVVDIGAELFAMSAACVRAQHLGSSGDHGPQARQLADTFCRQARVRTDELFARLWTNTDSADRSLTKAVMGGSAEWLEAGIIDPSREGPWIAEAEPGPSQTADVHRPVH, from the coding sequence GTGTCCGCACCCGCTGCAACACGCAAGGTCTCTGAACGCGAAGCACGCCAGGTGGCTGAGGCCGCCCGCGAGCGGGACTGGCACAGGCCGAGCTTCGCGAAGGAGCTCTTCCTCGGCCGATTCCGGCTGGACCTGATCCACCCGTATCCGATGCCGACGCCCGAGGCGGCGGCCAGGGGCGAGGAATTCCTCGCCCGGCTGCGGGACTTCTGCGAGACCTCCATCGACGGCGCCAGGATCGACCGGGAAGCGCGCATCCCGGACGAGACGATCCGGGGCCTGAAGGAGCTCGGCGCCCTCGGGATGAAGATCGACACCGCCTACGGCGGCCTCGGCCTCACCCAGGTGTACTACAACAAGGCGCTCGCCATGGTCGGCACCGCGAGCCCCGCGATCGGCGCGCTGCTGTCCGCGCACCAGTCGATCGGCGTACCGCAGCCGGTGAAGATGTTCGGCACCAAGGAGCAGAAGGAGGAGTTCCTGCCGCGCTGCGCGCGCAGCGACATCAGCGCCTTCCTGCTGACCGAGCCCGACGTCGGCTCCGACCCCGCCAGGCTCGCCACCGCGGCGGTCCCCGACGGCGACGACTACGTGCTGGACGGCGTGAAGCTGTGGACCACCAACGGCGTCGTCGCCGACCTGCTGGTCGTGATGGCCCGGGTGCCCGCCTCCGAGGGCCACAAGGGCGGCATCACCGCCTTCGTGGTGGAGGCCGCCTCCGAGGGCATCACCGTCGAGAACCGCAACGCCTTCATGGGCCTGCGCGGCCTGGAGAACGGCGTCACCCGCTTCCACCAGGTGCGGGTGCCGGCCGCGAACCGCATCGGCCCCGAGGGCGCCGGCCTCAAGATCGCCCTGACCACGCTCAACACCGGCCGGCTCTCGCTGCCCGCCGGCTGCGTCGGCGCCGCCAAGTGGTGCCTGAAGATCGCGCGGGAGTGGTCCGCGGCCCGCGAGCAGTGGGGCAAGCCGATCGCCCAGCACGAGGCCGTCGGCTCCAAGATCGCGTACATCGCGGCGACCACCTTCGCCCTGGAGGCGGTGCTCGACCTGTCCTCGCAGATGGCCGACGAGGAGCGCAACGACATCAGGATCGAGGCGGCGCTCGCCAAGCTCTACGGCTCGGAGGCCGCCTGCCGGATCGCCGACGAGCTGGTGCAGATCCGCGGCGGCCGCGGCTTCGAGACCGCCGACTCGCTGGCCGCCCGCGGCGAGCGGGCCGTACCCGCCGAGCAGCTGCTGCGCGACCTGCGGATCAACCGGATCTTCGAGGGCTCCACCGAGATCATGCACCTGCTGATCGCCCGGGAGGCCGTCGACGCCCACCTGTCGGTGGCTGGCGACCTCATCGACCCGGACGCCTCCCTCGGCGACAAGGCCAGGGCCGGAGCCAAGGCCGGCGGCTTCTATGCCAAGTGGCTGCCCAAACTCGTCGCGGGACCCGGGCAGCTGCCGAGTTCGTATGCCGAGTTCGACGGCCTCGCCACCCACCTGCGGTATGTGGAGCGCAGCGCGCGCAAGCTCGCCCGCTGCACCTTCTACGCCATGTCGCGCTGGCAGGGCCGGATGGAGACCAAGCAGAACTTCCTCGCGCGCGTCGTCGACATCGGCGCCGAGCTGTTCGCGATGAGCGCCGCCTGCGTCAGGGCACAGCACCTCGGGTCCAGCGGCGACCACGGCCCGCAGGCGCGGCAGCTCGCCGACACCTTCTGCCGGCAGGCGCGGGTGCGCACCGACGAGCTCTTCGCCCGGCTGTGGACCAACACCGACAGCGCCGACCGCTCACTGACCAAGGCGGTGATGGGCGGCAGCGCCGAATGGCTCGAGGCGGGCATCATCGACCCCAGCAGGGAGGGCCCCTGGATCGCCGAGGCCGAGCCCGGCCCGTCGCAGACCGCCGACGTGCACCGGCCCGTGCACTGA
- the gabT gene encoding 4-aminobutyrate--2-oxoglutarate transaminase, with protein MSELPQERRLVTAVPGPKSQELSARKSAAVADGVGVTLPVYVTRAGGGIVEDVDGNRLIDFGSGIAVTSVGNSAPAVVRRATAQLADFTHTCFMITPYEGYVEVAEQLNALTPGDHAKKSALFNSGAEAVENAVKIARSYTKRPAVVVFDHGYHGRTNLTMALTAKNMPYKEGFGPFAPEVYRVPLAYGYRWLTGPEHAAEEAAAQAIDIITKQIGAEHVAAIVIEPISGEGGFIEPAKGFLPRMAQFARDNGIVFVADEIQTGFCRTGQWFACEDEGVVPDLITTAKALAGGLPLAAVTGRAEIMDAAHTGGLGGTYGGNPVACAAALGAIETMKELDLAARARRIGEVMTPRLRALQEKYPAIGEVRGRGAMIAVELVRPGTKEPDAALTSAVAKACHANGLVVLTCGTYGNVLRFLPPLVIGEDLLNEGLDIIEEAFAGV; from the coding sequence ATGAGCGAATTGCCGCAGGAGCGCAGGCTGGTCACCGCCGTGCCGGGGCCGAAGTCGCAGGAGTTGTCGGCCAGGAAGTCGGCGGCGGTCGCGGACGGGGTGGGGGTGACGCTGCCGGTGTATGTCACGCGGGCCGGCGGCGGGATCGTCGAGGACGTGGACGGGAACCGGCTGATCGACTTCGGGTCGGGCATCGCGGTGACGTCGGTGGGGAACAGCGCGCCGGCGGTGGTCCGCCGGGCCACCGCGCAGCTGGCCGACTTCACCCACACCTGCTTCATGATCACGCCCTACGAGGGCTACGTGGAGGTCGCCGAGCAGCTCAACGCGCTCACGCCCGGCGACCACGCGAAGAAGTCCGCGCTGTTCAATTCCGGCGCCGAGGCGGTGGAGAACGCGGTGAAGATCGCCCGCTCCTACACCAAGCGCCCGGCGGTGGTGGTCTTCGACCACGGCTACCACGGCCGCACCAATCTGACGATGGCGCTGACGGCGAAGAACATGCCGTACAAGGAGGGCTTCGGCCCCTTCGCGCCCGAGGTCTACCGGGTGCCGCTGGCGTACGGCTACCGCTGGCTGACCGGTCCCGAGCACGCGGCGGAGGAGGCCGCGGCGCAGGCGATCGACATCATCACCAAGCAGATCGGCGCGGAGCACGTCGCGGCGATCGTGATCGAGCCGATCTCGGGCGAGGGCGGCTTCATCGAGCCGGCGAAGGGCTTCCTGCCGCGGATGGCGCAGTTCGCCAGGGACAACGGGATCGTCTTCGTCGCCGACGAGATCCAGACCGGCTTCTGCCGGACCGGGCAGTGGTTCGCGTGCGAGGACGAGGGTGTGGTGCCCGACCTGATCACCACCGCCAAGGCGCTCGCGGGCGGGCTGCCGCTGGCGGCGGTCACCGGTCGGGCCGAGATCATGGACGCGGCCCACACGGGCGGCCTGGGCGGCACCTACGGCGGCAACCCGGTGGCCTGCGCGGCGGCGCTGGGCGCGATCGAGACGATGAAGGAGCTGGACCTGGCCGCGCGGGCGCGGCGGATCGGCGAGGTCATGACGCCGCGGCTGCGTGCGCTGCAGGAGAAGTACCCGGCGATCGGCGAGGTCCGCGGGCGCGGCGCGATGATCGCGGTGGAGCTGGTGCGGCCCGGCACCAAGGAGCCGGACGCGGCGCTGACGTCCGCGGTGGCCAAGGCGTGTCATGCAAACGGCCTTGTGGTGCTCACCTGTGGGACGTATGGCAACGTGCTTCGGTTTCTGCCGCCGCTGGTCATCGGGGAGGATCTGTTGAACGAGGGCCTCGACATCATCGAGGAGGCCTTCGCCGGAGTGTGA
- a CDS encoding PucR family transcriptional regulator, with translation MPLTLASLVQHSALKLTVLAGKDRLDPEVRWVHTSELDDPGPYLEGGELLLTTGLKLEVGDAEAMRGYVRRLTAAKVVGLGFGVGVGHDTVPEALVAAAERGGLPLVEVPRRTPFIAISKTVSAALAAERYKAVTAGFDAQRELTRAALAPDGTAALLARLAAHLDGWAALYDASGAVVAAAPDWAGRRAARLTGEIDRLREIQGPAGAAVAGPAGSEDRVEIQSLGTGRRPRGYLAVGTEERLDTSARYVVHAAVALLTLSLEQSRTLQDAHTRLAAALLRMLLAGEAGHARSVAGALYRSLLDHPVRVLIAEPSDAQRGPEALSRLAERVDSAAARSGDPLLVIQEDARLIVLAAQDATALAAAADLAEAEDALAAGLSAAVPPEEVPEANRQAERALAVAVRRGRNLVEHGEVGAGSVVPLLADDAVRAFAEGLLRPLREHDATSRGDLVASLHAWLSHHGQWDAAAADLGVHRHTLRYRMRRVEEILGRSLDDPDVRMELWLALKTEAEAGA, from the coding sequence ATGCCGCTCACCCTCGCCTCCCTCGTGCAGCACTCGGCGCTCAAGCTGACCGTCCTCGCCGGCAAGGACCGGCTGGATCCGGAGGTCCGCTGGGTGCACACCAGCGAACTGGACGATCCGGGCCCGTATCTGGAGGGCGGCGAGCTGCTGCTGACCACCGGGCTCAAGCTGGAGGTCGGCGACGCGGAGGCGATGCGCGGCTATGTGCGGCGGCTGACCGCCGCGAAGGTCGTCGGGCTGGGCTTCGGCGTCGGGGTCGGGCACGACACGGTGCCCGAGGCCCTGGTGGCGGCCGCCGAGCGGGGCGGGCTGCCGCTGGTCGAGGTGCCGCGCAGGACACCCTTCATCGCGATCAGCAAGACCGTTTCCGCCGCGCTCGCCGCCGAGCGCTACAAGGCGGTGACCGCGGGTTTCGACGCCCAGCGCGAGCTGACCCGGGCGGCGCTCGCCCCTGACGGCACGGCCGCGCTGCTGGCCCGGCTCGCCGCCCACCTCGACGGCTGGGCGGCGCTCTACGACGCCTCGGGCGCCGTGGTGGCCGCCGCGCCCGACTGGGCGGGCCGCCGCGCCGCCCGGCTGACGGGCGAGATCGACCGGCTGCGGGAGATCCAGGGGCCGGCCGGCGCCGCCGTCGCGGGGCCCGCGGGCAGCGAGGACCGGGTCGAGATCCAGTCGCTGGGCACCGGGCGCCGCCCGCGCGGCTATCTCGCGGTCGGCACCGAGGAGCGCCTCGACACTTCGGCGCGCTATGTGGTGCACGCCGCCGTCGCCCTGCTGACGCTGTCGCTGGAGCAGTCCCGCACCCTCCAGGACGCGCACACCCGGCTGGCCGCCGCCCTGCTGCGGATGCTGCTCGCCGGCGAGGCCGGCCATGCCCGCAGTGTCGCGGGCGCGCTCTACCGCAGCCTGCTCGACCACCCGGTGCGGGTGCTGATCGCCGAGCCCAGCGACGCCCAGCGCGGCCCGGAGGCGCTGTCCCGGCTGGCCGAGCGGGTGGACTCGGCCGCCGCCCGCTCCGGCGACCCGCTGCTGGTGATCCAGGAGGACGCCCGGCTGATCGTGCTGGCCGCGCAGGACGCCACCGCGCTGGCGGCGGCGGCCGACCTGGCCGAGGCCGAGGACGCGCTGGCCGCGGGGCTGTCGGCGGCGGTGCCGCCCGAGGAGGTGCCCGAGGCGAACCGGCAGGCCGAGCGGGCGCTGGCGGTCGCGGTCCGCAGGGGCCGCAACCTGGTCGAGCACGGCGAGGTCGGCGCCGGGTCGGTGGTGCCGCTGCTCGCCGACGACGCCGTACGGGCCTTCGCCGAGGGCCTGCTGCGGCCGCTGCGCGAGCACGACGCCACCTCGCGCGGCGACCTGGTCGCCTCGCTGCACGCCTGGCTGTCCCACCACGGCCAGTGGGACGCGGCGGCGGCCGACCTCGGGGTGCACCGGCACACGCTGCGCTACCGGATGCGGCGGGTCGAGGAGATCCTCGGCCGCTCCCTGGACGACCCCGACGTGCGCATGGAGCTGTGGCTGGCCCTCAAGACCGAGGCCGAGGCCGGCGCCTGA
- a CDS encoding phosphatase PAP2 family protein encodes MLTRQVSDGGPLVDRDWSVLGWFQRASAAHPALRDPAQVLSDVGNVQVAVPLLLAAVVFAALRGRAARRPLWWLPPLTAALAMAVLPLVVGGVKSAVARPAPGKVHLGPNGYAGFFPSGHTATSAVAIGAAALLVLPFVRWAAVRAVLAAAAVLLAAAVGAALVWHGYHWPLDVLASWCLAGALLSVVAAAGVLERVVAGRRPPAAGAGSAVGGEAEVDTAV; translated from the coding sequence GTGCTCACCCGGCAGGTCTCTGACGGCGGTCCTCTGGTGGACCGGGACTGGTCGGTGCTCGGCTGGTTCCAGCGCGCCTCGGCGGCGCATCCGGCGCTGCGCGACCCGGCCCAGGTGCTGTCCGACGTGGGCAATGTGCAGGTCGCGGTGCCGCTGCTGCTGGCCGCGGTGGTCTTCGCGGCGCTGCGGGGCAGGGCCGCGAGGCGGCCGCTGTGGTGGCTGCCGCCGCTGACGGCCGCCCTGGCCATGGCGGTGCTGCCGCTGGTGGTGGGCGGGGTGAAGTCGGCGGTGGCCAGGCCGGCGCCCGGCAAGGTGCATCTGGGGCCGAACGGCTACGCGGGCTTCTTCCCCTCGGGGCACACCGCGACCTCGGCGGTCGCGATCGGTGCGGCGGCGCTGCTGGTGCTGCCCTTCGTGCGGTGGGCGGCGGTGCGCGCGGTGCTGGCCGCGGCGGCGGTGCTGCTGGCCGCCGCGGTGGGCGCGGCCCTGGTGTGGCACGGCTACCACTGGCCGCTGGACGTGCTGGCCAGCTGGTGCCTGGCCGGGGCGCTGCTGTCGGTGGTGGCGGCGGCGGGGGTGCTGGAGCGCGTGGTCGCGGGACGGCGTCCCCCCGCCGCCGGTGCCGGGTCAGCTGTTGGTGGGGAAGCCGAGGTTGATACCGCCGTGTGA